From the genome of Vibrio spartinae:
ACTTGCTCAACCCAAAAATGTAATTTTTGGTCATTTGGTCACAGCCAGTATTGGTATAGTGTTTTCCCAGTATGTAGGTGTAACACCGATGAGTTTGGCTGTTGCGACAGGGTTAGGTATTACATGTATGTTGGTATCTAAAACAACGCATCCACCGGCAGGAGCGAATCCAATTCTAATTATGTTGGCAGGCCATGGTTGGTCATTCTTAGTTACGCCTGTCTTGATTGGCTCTGTCGTGATAGTTTTGATGAGTAAAGGTCTTCAAAAAGCTCAACAATACAGTTTAAAATCAGAGTTCTAACAAGCTCCTCAAGAGGGATTCGCAACATCCGGCATTTTTGGTATGCGGTTGGTTTTGGTAGCTACGGCGTTATGTGTTCGGAGGAAATATGGCACTTTTAGTTATTGCTGTTCCTGAGTTTTCAGGTGATGACTATGATTTAATTCAGTCTTTTAGGGCTGAGAACGATGTTCTATTTTATCACGTAGTAGAACCGCATTTTACGCTGGTGTTCCCCGTTTTTAATGTTTCAATCGAGGCATTTAAACGAGAGGTTATTGAAAAAAGTAGAAGCTTTCTACCTTTTGACTTCAAGATTAGGTGCGCGACTATCAATAAGGATGCGTTCAATAATTATCATCATGCTTTTCTTGTTCCGGATGAGGGGTTCAGTCATCTAATCAAATTGCATGATTCTCTATACAGCGGGCTATTGGCAGACAATCTAAGATTAGATATCGACTTTATACCCCATGTTGGTGTAGGGAATGATGAGAGTTC
Proteins encoded in this window:
- a CDS encoding HPP family protein, producing MNHYVSALVAGVGASITLGLLLMVEANVESAALVMAPFGATAVLVFGLPQSPLAQPKNVIFGHLVTASIGIVFSQYVGVTPMSLAVATGLGITCMLVSKTTHPPAGANPILIMLAGHGWSFLVTPVLIGSVVIVLMSKGLQKAQQYSLKSEF
- a CDS encoding 2'-5' RNA ligase family protein, with the translated sequence MALLVIAVPEFSGDDYDLIQSFRAENDVLFYHVVEPHFTLVFPVFNVSIEAFKREVIEKSRSFLPFDFKIRCATINKDAFNNYHHAFLVPDEGFSHLIKLHDSLYSGLLADNLRLDIDFIPHVGVGNDESSRECQGMVQFWNNQDFCISGRISKLQVVEFDFDTNILRKLEEIPLERPYKISGLPHS